Proteins from a single region of Acanthochromis polyacanthus isolate Apoly-LR-REF ecotype Palm Island chromosome 11, KAUST_Apoly_ChrSc, whole genome shotgun sequence:
- the nup153 gene encoding nuclear pore complex protein Nup153 isoform X4 yields the protein MTAIRRRNTDRHSDERAMAATGGGKIRSRRYHIASKPYAKSKQQQSGLISRVTDTVKSIVPSWLQKYFKNEDAPEGGETVQGPNRNCQPPPPPNGSEEGPSPLDGRDSPEPSTSNTEPSTSRASLNFQEYVLSRPPLSRSHLHFTPLDPSAPTLGASSSLFSQPSTSSAPGPFSTGFSLVKEIKDNLSQHEDDNISTTSGFSSRASDKDVPTSKAASLPQLWSPETDRTNCGPQPSQSSQKKPAFNLSVFGTSSNSTLNSTVLSSSQLGDSPFYPGKTTYGGAAAVRSSRTRPGTPYQAPVRRQIKAKPAGAQPCGVTSATARRILQSLERMSSPLADAKRIPAAASSPLSTSMDGINLDASHLTPKKKRVESTLPPVQKLVVPATASVSGNRSVSFRATLTPGGVSRTLDRATRETPTRQSPQLLEATPGPSQRYNVSASADQAQVQVAAADAIFKKHTKGSSGPAYPLSSTPAASSVSSGGGKMKRERSSARPSSKHQEDDEVAEVPDLPTISLPIGPSALPTFSFSSPLPPVTTSTTVSSTPKTMPVTPAKETDPPKASTPPCVPFTFSSPIVKATAASPPSFSPSAGFTFSAPVTKLGPSMSNGKLTTPIAATVKPATNKSTEDFEGPFKPAKTLKQGSVLDLLKAPGFASPVAQISPSSDAAPQQTSTQSTAPSSTSTTTSSLAASTGFGSLFKASTDWSCDVCLVQNKSSDTKCVCCAAPQPNSSKSIDSKPSLATSVGQENSSSSTNTTSTTTTTTGFGTMFSKPAGTWDCDTCLVLNKPDAVKCVACETAKPGTGLKPSLTLPSAFSAVKTVSAPAAPVSTGFSGFGDKFKKPEGAWECDTCMVQNKAEDTKCVACTNPKPGASAGASSTASSAPVFGLGDKFKKPEGTWDCDVCLLQNKAADLQCVACQAAKPGANVEPKAFGSSGSSAGATSGSSTFGSSTSSSGGFKFGTSDSTSGSGSGGFKFGGSLSESSSASSGGFKFGVSFGSSSSEATSKDTTASSGFKFGSSSEGFKFGAASSDDKKSDQPAAGSGFKFGVSGGIAFGTGSSSTESNSSKSGFTFGLSKPEEKTSDATTTSSSTVTFTPPSSQEKSDSVASTNTNLTTTTTTTIGSVFGRLGEPVSPQAASTFGSLQPGKEPAAPTFTFGKPEEKKEAVASSAPSSFLFGGASKDADSAPVPAATGGFSFGKPSAPAEQPPPAFTFGKPADKSETSTSEAPKASFTFGQSAADSSAAAPKPAFSFMTSNPTNATNSTTSSSSTPTPSLFGTTTVTTTSSSSSSSTPAPAPSAAPSTFMFGQSAAASSDAPPAKTFLFGQSQDSQPPAPSAAPLNSAPAPAPAQPFIFGAPANAAPPPAAAPSFGFGATAPSAASSSAAASTAPSPFAFSSAPSAGFGANQTPSFGSSFGSPFPATPSQAPAFGAKPSAAPVFGQQTNSTPVFGAAANAAPGGGFQFGGSGGFGATNNASGVFTFGAGSAASPAPPANPSMAPQSGAPGGGFNFTQPPTFNIGSTKSFTASPAGQQPIAGRKIKTAVRRRK from the exons ATGACAGCTATCCGGCGCCGAAACACCGATAGACACTCAGACGAAAGAGCCATGGCGGCCACGGGTGGAGGGAAAATTAGAAGCAGGAGATATCATATCGCCTCTAAACCTTACGCCAAGAGTAAACAG cagcagTCAGGCCTCATCAGTCGAGTGACAGACACAGTAAAGAGCATCGTTCCTTCCTGGCTGCAGAAATACTTTAAGAATGAAGATGCTCCTGAAGGAGGAGAGACTGTACAGGGGCCAAACAGGAACTGCcagccacctcctcctcctaatGGCAGTGAAGAGGGACCTTCTCCCCTCGATGGGCGCGACTCTCCAGAGCCTAGCACCAGTAACACAG AGCCCTCAACCAGCCGAGCATCCCTGAACTTTCAGGAGTATGTACTCTCTCGACCTCCTCTGAGTCGCTCTCACCTCCACTTTACCCCGCTGGATCCTTCTGCCCCAACCCTGGGGGCCTCCAGCAGCCTCTTCTCTCAGCCTTCCACCTCCTCAGCTCCTGGGCCTTTTTCTACAGGCTTCTCCTTGGTGAAAGAAATCAAGGACAACCTCTCACAGCACGAAGATGATAACATCTCCACCACAAGTGGATTCTCCTCCCGTGCATCTGACAAAG ATGTCCCCACTTCCAAAGCGGCATCGCTTCCTCAGCTCTGGTCCccagagacagacagaacaaACTGTGGGCCTCAGCCCTCCCAGTCCAGTCAGAAAAAGCCTGCTTTCAACCTGTCTGTCTTTGGAACCTCCTCCAAT TCGACATTAAACAGCACAGTACTGAGCTCCAGCCAGCTTGGAGATTCGCCCTTCTACCCCGGGAAGACCACGTATGGTGGAGCAGCTGCTGTCAGAAGCTCCCGTACTCGCCCTGGAACACCATACCAG GCTCCAGTGAGGAGACAGATCAAGGCTAAGCCTGCTGGTGCTCAGCCCTGTGGGGTGACCAGCGCCACAGCCAGACGCATTCTGCAGTCCTTGGAGCGCATGTCGAGCCCACTGGCT GATGCCAAGAGAATccctgcagcagcttcatccCCCCTCTCAACA TCGATGGATGGCATAAATCTAGATGCTTCACATCTCACGCCCAAAAAGAAGCGG GTGGAGTCAACCCTCCCACCGGTGCAGAAACTTGTGGTTCCTGCCACAGCATCAGTGTCAGGAAATCGCTCTGTGTCCTTCAGGGCCACTTTGACCCCTGGAGGAGTGAGCCGAACTCTGGACAGGGCCACAAGAGAGACG CCGACAAGACAATCACCGCAGCTACTTGAAGCAACCCCTGGTCCATCACAAAGGTACAACGTGTCTGCCAGTGCTGATCAGGCACAGGTTCAAGTCGCTGCTGCGGATGCCATCTTTAAGAAACA CACAAAGGGTTCCAGTGGTCCGGCCTATCCTCTGTCCAGCACACCTGCAGCCAGCAGTGTGAGCTCTGGAGGCGGCAagatgaagagagagaggagcagtGCACGACCCTCCTCCAAACACCAGGAAGATGATGAG GTGGCTGAAGTGCCAGACCTCCCAACCATTTCACTTCCCATCGGCCCATCTGCCTTGCCCACCTTCAGCTTCTCCTCTCCCCTGCCACCCGTCACCACCTCCACGACCGTTAGCTCCACCCCCAAGACCATGCCTGTTACTCCTGCTAAGGAAACG GATCCACCAAAGGCCTCAACACCCCCATGTGTACCTTTTACATTTTCCTCCCCAATTGTCAAAGCCACTGCTGCTAGCCCACCTTCCTTTTCCCCTTCT GCTGGATTTACTTTCAGCGCCCCTGTGACAAAGTTAGGTCCCTCCATGTCAAATGGAAAGCTGACCACACCCATAGCGGCAACAG TGAAGCcagcaacaaataaaagcacagaagaCTTTGAAGGACCTTTCAAACCAGCCAAAACCCTGAAGCAGGGCAGCGTGCTGGATCTTCTCAAAGCACCTG GCTTTGCCTCTCCTGTTGCTCAGATTTCCCCAAGCTCAGATGCTGCACCCCAGCAGACGTCTACACAATCCACTgccccctcctccacctctacAACCACCTCCTCCCTCGCTGCATCAACAGGGTTCGGTAGTTTGTTCAAAGCCTCAACAGACTGGAGCTGTGATGTCTGCCTGGTTCAGAACAAGTCATCAGATACAAAGTGTGTTTGCTGTGCAGCCCCGCAGCCTAACTCATCCAAATCCATAGACAGTAAACCATCCCTTGCCACCTCAGTTGGGCaggagaacagcagcagcagcaccaacaCCACCTCCACCACTACAACCACAACAGGTTTTGGCACAATGTTTTCCAAACCTGCAGGAACCTGGGACTGTGATACTTGTCTTGTTCTAAACAAACCTGATGCAGTAAAGTGTGTGGCCTGTGAAACGGCCAAACCCGGGACAGGCCTCAAACCCTCTCTGACTCTTCCTTCTGCCTTCTCAGCTGTAAAGACTGTATCTGCCCCTGCAGCTCCTGTTTCTACAGGATTCAGTGGATTTGGAGACAAATTCAAAAAACCTGAGGGTGCATGGGAATGTGATACATGTATGGTACAGAACAAGGCAGAGGATACTAAGTGTGTGGCCTGCACGAATCCTAAACCAG gagcttcagcagGAGCCTCTTCAACGGCCAGCAGTGCCCCAGTGTTTGGACTTGGAGACAAGTTCAAGAAGCCAGAGGGAACCTGGGATTGTGATGTCTGTCTTCTACAGAATAAAGCTGCTGATTTGCAGTGTGTTGCCTGTCAGGCAGCCAAACCTGGAGCTAATGTGGAGCCCAAGG CCTTTGGTTCTTCCGGTTCCTCAGCTGGTGCGACTTCAGGCTCGTCTACTTTTGGCTCTTCTACCTCTAGTTCTGGAGGCTTTAAGTTTGGCACATCAGACAGTACTTCGGGATCTGGATCTGGAGGTTTCAAATTTGGGGGCTCACTTTCAGAATCTTCTTCTGCTTCATCAGGTGGATTTAAATTTGGAGTCTCATTTGGAAGCTCCTCATCAGAAGCCACTTCTAAAGACACTACTGCCTCATCAGGGTTCAAATTCGGCAGCTCGTCTGAGGGCTTTAAATTTGGGGCTGCCTCTAGTGATGACAAAAAGTCAGACCAGCCTGCTGCAGGTTCTGGGTTTAAGTTTGGAGTAAGCGGTGGGATAGCATTTGGAACTGGATCATCTAGCACAGAAAGTAACTCTTCTAAAAGTGGTTTCACCTTTGGACTTTCAAAACCTGAGGAGAAAACATCAGATGCCACCACAACCTCCTCATCCACTGTTACTTTTACTCCTCCTTCGTCTCAAGAAAAGAGTGACAGTGTGGCATCAACAAACACCAACTTaaccaccacaacaacaaccacaattGGATCTGTGTTTGGGAGACTGGGTGAGCCAGTCTCACCACAAGCGGCTTCTACATTTGGATCCTTACAGCCAGGGAAAGAGCCTGCTGCTCCCACCTTTACCTTTGGGAAGccagaagaaaagaaggaagcAGTTGCCTCCTCGGCTCCATCTTCCTTCCTTTTTGGTGGTGCTAGTAAGGATGCAGATTCTGCACCAGTACCAGCCGCCACAGGAGGTTTTTCCTTCGGCAAACCCAGCGCTCCAGCAGAACAACCTCCACCGGCtttcacttttggcaagccAGCAGACAAGAGCGAAACTTCCACTTCAGAGGCCCCAAAGGCCTCCTTCACTTTTGGACAAAGTGCTGCAG attcttctgctgctgctccaaaaCCAGCATTTTCATTTATGACTAGTAATCCCACCAACGCCACAAACTCCACAACGTCATCGTCCTCTACCCCGACTCCCAGTCTGTTCGGCACCACCACCgtcaccaccaccagcagcagcagcagcagctccacaccGGCTCCAGCTCCTTCTGCAGCTCCCAGTACTTTCATGTTCGGTCAGTCTGCTGCAGCCTCCAGCGACGCTCCTCCAGCTAAAACGTTCCTCTTTGGCCAGAGTCAGGACAGCCAGCCACCGGCCCCGTCAGCTGCTCCTCTGAACTCAGCCCCAGCCCCAGCTCCAGCTCAGCCCTTCATCTTTGGCGCTCCTGCCaatgctgctcctcctcctgctgctgctccctcCTTCGGTTTTGGAGCAACAGCGCCCTCTGCTGCCTCTTCATCAG CAGCTGCATCTACAGCTCCCTCCCCGTTTGCATTCAGCTCAGCCCCCTCCGCTGGGTTTGGAGCCAACCAGACTCCTTCATTCGGGTCCTCCTTTGGGTCCCCTTTCCCAGCCACACCTTCTCAGGCCCCGGCCTTTGGGGCCAAACCCAGTGCTGCCCCTGTCTTTGGACAGCAGACCAACTCCACGCCTGTATTTGGGGCGGCTGCTAATGCTGCACCAG GTGGAGGATTTCAGTTTGGAGGATCCGGTGGATTTGGAGCCACGAACAACGCCTCAGGTGTGTTTACCTTTGGAGCCGGATCAGCTGCCTCTCCTGCCCCCCCTGCCAACCCTTCCATGGCACCCCAGTCTGGAGCCCCTGGAGGTGGATTCAACTTCACACAACCCCCGACATTCAATATTGG GTCGACTAAATCCTTCACTGCCTCTCCAGCTGGACAGCAACCAATCGCTGGGCGCAAGATCAAGACAGCAGTGCGGCGCAGAAAGTAG
- the nup153 gene encoding nuclear pore complex protein Nup153 isoform X3, with product MTAIRRRNTDRHSDERAMAATGGGKIRSRRYHIASKPYAKSKQQQSGLISRVTDTVKSIVPSWLQKYFKNEDAPEGGETVQGPNRNCQPPPPPNGSEEGPSPLDGRDSPEPSTSNTEPSTSRASLNFQEYVLSRPPLSRSHLHFTPLDPSAPTLGASSSLFSQPSTSSAPGPFSTGFSLVKEIKDNLSQHEDDNISTTSGFSSRASDKDVPTSKAASLPQLWSPETDRTNCGPQPSQSSQKKPAFNLSVFGTSSNSTLNSTVLSSSQLGDSPFYPGKTTYGGAAAVRSSRTRPGTPYQAPVRRQIKAKPAGAQPCGVTSATARRILQSLERMSSPLADAKRIPAAASSPLSTSMDGINLDASHLTPKKKRVESTLPPVQKLVVPATASVSGNRSVSFRATLTPGGVSRTLDRATRETPTRQSPQLLEATPGPSQRYNVSASADQAQVQVAAADAIFKKHTKGSSGPAYPLSSTPAASSVSSGGGKMKRERSSARPSSKHQEDDEVAEVPDLPTISLPIGPSALPTFSFSSPLPPVTTSTTVSSTPKTMPVTPAKETVTNKDPPKASTPPCVPFTFSSPIVKATAASPPSFSPSAGFTFSAPVTKLGPSMSNGKLTTPIAATVKPATNKSTEDFEGPFKPAKTLKQGSVLDLLKAPGFASPVAQISPSSDAAPQQTSTQSTAPSSTSTTTSSLAASTGFGSLFKASTDWSCDVCLVQNKSSDTKCVCCAAPQPNSSKSIDSKPSLATSVGQENSSSSTNTTSTTTTTTGFGTMFSKPAGTWDCDTCLVLNKPDAVKCVACETAKPGTGLKPSLTLPSAFSAVKTVSAPAAPVSTGFSGFGDKFKKPEGAWECDTCMVQNKAEDTKCVACTNPKPGASAGASSTASSAPVFGLGDKFKKPEGTWDCDVCLLQNKAADLQCVACQAAKPGANVEPKAFGSSGSSAGATSGSSTFGSSTSSSGGFKFGTSDSTSGSGSGGFKFGGSLSESSSASSGGFKFGVSFGSSSSEATSKDTTASSGFKFGSSSEGFKFGAASSDDKKSDQPAAGSGFKFGVSGGIAFGTGSSSTESNSSKSGFTFGLSKPEEKTSDATTTSSSTVTFTPPSSQEKSDSVASTNTNLTTTTTTTIGSVFGRLGEPVSPQAASTFGSLQPGKEPAAPTFTFGKPEEKKEAVASSAPSSFLFGGASKDADSAPVPAATGGFSFGKPSAPAEQPPPAFTFGKPADKSETSTSEAPKASFTFGQSAADSSAAAPKPAFSFMTSNPTNATNSTTSSSSTPTPSLFGTTTVTTTSSSSSSSTPAPAPSAAPSTFMFGQSAAASSDAPPAKTFLFGQSQDSQPPAPSAAPLNSAPAPAPAQPFIFGAPANAAPPPAAAPSFGFGATAPSAASSSAASTAPSPFAFSSAPSAGFGANQTPSFGSSFGSPFPATPSQAPAFGAKPSAAPVFGQQTNSTPVFGAAANAAPGGGFQFGGSGGFGATNNASGVFTFGAGSAASPAPPANPSMAPQSGAPGGGFNFTQPPTFNIGSTKSFTASPAGQQPIAGRKIKTAVRRRK from the exons ATGACAGCTATCCGGCGCCGAAACACCGATAGACACTCAGACGAAAGAGCCATGGCGGCCACGGGTGGAGGGAAAATTAGAAGCAGGAGATATCATATCGCCTCTAAACCTTACGCCAAGAGTAAACAG cagcagTCAGGCCTCATCAGTCGAGTGACAGACACAGTAAAGAGCATCGTTCCTTCCTGGCTGCAGAAATACTTTAAGAATGAAGATGCTCCTGAAGGAGGAGAGACTGTACAGGGGCCAAACAGGAACTGCcagccacctcctcctcctaatGGCAGTGAAGAGGGACCTTCTCCCCTCGATGGGCGCGACTCTCCAGAGCCTAGCACCAGTAACACAG AGCCCTCAACCAGCCGAGCATCCCTGAACTTTCAGGAGTATGTACTCTCTCGACCTCCTCTGAGTCGCTCTCACCTCCACTTTACCCCGCTGGATCCTTCTGCCCCAACCCTGGGGGCCTCCAGCAGCCTCTTCTCTCAGCCTTCCACCTCCTCAGCTCCTGGGCCTTTTTCTACAGGCTTCTCCTTGGTGAAAGAAATCAAGGACAACCTCTCACAGCACGAAGATGATAACATCTCCACCACAAGTGGATTCTCCTCCCGTGCATCTGACAAAG ATGTCCCCACTTCCAAAGCGGCATCGCTTCCTCAGCTCTGGTCCccagagacagacagaacaaACTGTGGGCCTCAGCCCTCCCAGTCCAGTCAGAAAAAGCCTGCTTTCAACCTGTCTGTCTTTGGAACCTCCTCCAAT TCGACATTAAACAGCACAGTACTGAGCTCCAGCCAGCTTGGAGATTCGCCCTTCTACCCCGGGAAGACCACGTATGGTGGAGCAGCTGCTGTCAGAAGCTCCCGTACTCGCCCTGGAACACCATACCAG GCTCCAGTGAGGAGACAGATCAAGGCTAAGCCTGCTGGTGCTCAGCCCTGTGGGGTGACCAGCGCCACAGCCAGACGCATTCTGCAGTCCTTGGAGCGCATGTCGAGCCCACTGGCT GATGCCAAGAGAATccctgcagcagcttcatccCCCCTCTCAACA TCGATGGATGGCATAAATCTAGATGCTTCACATCTCACGCCCAAAAAGAAGCGG GTGGAGTCAACCCTCCCACCGGTGCAGAAACTTGTGGTTCCTGCCACAGCATCAGTGTCAGGAAATCGCTCTGTGTCCTTCAGGGCCACTTTGACCCCTGGAGGAGTGAGCCGAACTCTGGACAGGGCCACAAGAGAGACG CCGACAAGACAATCACCGCAGCTACTTGAAGCAACCCCTGGTCCATCACAAAGGTACAACGTGTCTGCCAGTGCTGATCAGGCACAGGTTCAAGTCGCTGCTGCGGATGCCATCTTTAAGAAACA CACAAAGGGTTCCAGTGGTCCGGCCTATCCTCTGTCCAGCACACCTGCAGCCAGCAGTGTGAGCTCTGGAGGCGGCAagatgaagagagagaggagcagtGCACGACCCTCCTCCAAACACCAGGAAGATGATGAG GTGGCTGAAGTGCCAGACCTCCCAACCATTTCACTTCCCATCGGCCCATCTGCCTTGCCCACCTTCAGCTTCTCCTCTCCCCTGCCACCCGTCACCACCTCCACGACCGTTAGCTCCACCCCCAAGACCATGCCTGTTACTCCTGCTAAGGAAACGGTAACAAATAAG GATCCACCAAAGGCCTCAACACCCCCATGTGTACCTTTTACATTTTCCTCCCCAATTGTCAAAGCCACTGCTGCTAGCCCACCTTCCTTTTCCCCTTCT GCTGGATTTACTTTCAGCGCCCCTGTGACAAAGTTAGGTCCCTCCATGTCAAATGGAAAGCTGACCACACCCATAGCGGCAACAG TGAAGCcagcaacaaataaaagcacagaagaCTTTGAAGGACCTTTCAAACCAGCCAAAACCCTGAAGCAGGGCAGCGTGCTGGATCTTCTCAAAGCACCTG GCTTTGCCTCTCCTGTTGCTCAGATTTCCCCAAGCTCAGATGCTGCACCCCAGCAGACGTCTACACAATCCACTgccccctcctccacctctacAACCACCTCCTCCCTCGCTGCATCAACAGGGTTCGGTAGTTTGTTCAAAGCCTCAACAGACTGGAGCTGTGATGTCTGCCTGGTTCAGAACAAGTCATCAGATACAAAGTGTGTTTGCTGTGCAGCCCCGCAGCCTAACTCATCCAAATCCATAGACAGTAAACCATCCCTTGCCACCTCAGTTGGGCaggagaacagcagcagcagcaccaacaCCACCTCCACCACTACAACCACAACAGGTTTTGGCACAATGTTTTCCAAACCTGCAGGAACCTGGGACTGTGATACTTGTCTTGTTCTAAACAAACCTGATGCAGTAAAGTGTGTGGCCTGTGAAACGGCCAAACCCGGGACAGGCCTCAAACCCTCTCTGACTCTTCCTTCTGCCTTCTCAGCTGTAAAGACTGTATCTGCCCCTGCAGCTCCTGTTTCTACAGGATTCAGTGGATTTGGAGACAAATTCAAAAAACCTGAGGGTGCATGGGAATGTGATACATGTATGGTACAGAACAAGGCAGAGGATACTAAGTGTGTGGCCTGCACGAATCCTAAACCAG gagcttcagcagGAGCCTCTTCAACGGCCAGCAGTGCCCCAGTGTTTGGACTTGGAGACAAGTTCAAGAAGCCAGAGGGAACCTGGGATTGTGATGTCTGTCTTCTACAGAATAAAGCTGCTGATTTGCAGTGTGTTGCCTGTCAGGCAGCCAAACCTGGAGCTAATGTGGAGCCCAAGG CCTTTGGTTCTTCCGGTTCCTCAGCTGGTGCGACTTCAGGCTCGTCTACTTTTGGCTCTTCTACCTCTAGTTCTGGAGGCTTTAAGTTTGGCACATCAGACAGTACTTCGGGATCTGGATCTGGAGGTTTCAAATTTGGGGGCTCACTTTCAGAATCTTCTTCTGCTTCATCAGGTGGATTTAAATTTGGAGTCTCATTTGGAAGCTCCTCATCAGAAGCCACTTCTAAAGACACTACTGCCTCATCAGGGTTCAAATTCGGCAGCTCGTCTGAGGGCTTTAAATTTGGGGCTGCCTCTAGTGATGACAAAAAGTCAGACCAGCCTGCTGCAGGTTCTGGGTTTAAGTTTGGAGTAAGCGGTGGGATAGCATTTGGAACTGGATCATCTAGCACAGAAAGTAACTCTTCTAAAAGTGGTTTCACCTTTGGACTTTCAAAACCTGAGGAGAAAACATCAGATGCCACCACAACCTCCTCATCCACTGTTACTTTTACTCCTCCTTCGTCTCAAGAAAAGAGTGACAGTGTGGCATCAACAAACACCAACTTaaccaccacaacaacaaccacaattGGATCTGTGTTTGGGAGACTGGGTGAGCCAGTCTCACCACAAGCGGCTTCTACATTTGGATCCTTACAGCCAGGGAAAGAGCCTGCTGCTCCCACCTTTACCTTTGGGAAGccagaagaaaagaaggaagcAGTTGCCTCCTCGGCTCCATCTTCCTTCCTTTTTGGTGGTGCTAGTAAGGATGCAGATTCTGCACCAGTACCAGCCGCCACAGGAGGTTTTTCCTTCGGCAAACCCAGCGCTCCAGCAGAACAACCTCCACCGGCtttcacttttggcaagccAGCAGACAAGAGCGAAACTTCCACTTCAGAGGCCCCAAAGGCCTCCTTCACTTTTGGACAAAGTGCTGCAG attcttctgctgctgctccaaaaCCAGCATTTTCATTTATGACTAGTAATCCCACCAACGCCACAAACTCCACAACGTCATCGTCCTCTACCCCGACTCCCAGTCTGTTCGGCACCACCACCgtcaccaccaccagcagcagcagcagcagctccacaccGGCTCCAGCTCCTTCTGCAGCTCCCAGTACTTTCATGTTCGGTCAGTCTGCTGCAGCCTCCAGCGACGCTCCTCCAGCTAAAACGTTCCTCTTTGGCCAGAGTCAGGACAGCCAGCCACCGGCCCCGTCAGCTGCTCCTCTGAACTCAGCCCCAGCCCCAGCTCCAGCTCAGCCCTTCATCTTTGGCGCTCCTGCCaatgctgctcctcctcctgctgctgctccctcCTTCGGTTTTGGAGCAACAGCGCCCTCTGCTGCCTCTTCATCAG CTGCATCTACAGCTCCCTCCCCGTTTGCATTCAGCTCAGCCCCCTCCGCTGGGTTTGGAGCCAACCAGACTCCTTCATTCGGGTCCTCCTTTGGGTCCCCTTTCCCAGCCACACCTTCTCAGGCCCCGGCCTTTGGGGCCAAACCCAGTGCTGCCCCTGTCTTTGGACAGCAGACCAACTCCACGCCTGTATTTGGGGCGGCTGCTAATGCTGCACCAG GTGGAGGATTTCAGTTTGGAGGATCCGGTGGATTTGGAGCCACGAACAACGCCTCAGGTGTGTTTACCTTTGGAGCCGGATCAGCTGCCTCTCCTGCCCCCCCTGCCAACCCTTCCATGGCACCCCAGTCTGGAGCCCCTGGAGGTGGATTCAACTTCACACAACCCCCGACATTCAATATTGG GTCGACTAAATCCTTCACTGCCTCTCCAGCTGGACAGCAACCAATCGCTGGGCGCAAGATCAAGACAGCAGTGCGGCGCAGAAAGTAG